From Paenibacillus sp. GP183, one genomic window encodes:
- a CDS encoding spore germination protein: MPSFAGVVKIVSNVGSFVNGDNLVVSPTTSSKVYEGSGSANVGDFQISTNFFSITAVVDSDLVDTGTNKVATGT, encoded by the coding sequence GTGCCCTCTTTTGCAGGAGTTGTTAAAATAGTGAGTAATGTGGGAAGCTTTGTTAACGGAGATAACTTGGTAGTATCACCTACCACCAGCTCCAAAGTTTATGAGGGCTCTGGCAGTGCCAATGTAGGCGACTTTCAGATAAGCACTAATTTTTTCAGTATTACTGCTGTTGTTGATTCAGATCTTGTCGATACAGGAACTAATAAAGTTGCAACCGGGACTTAA
- a CDS encoding efflux RND transporter periplasmic adaptor subunit: MRKFSSLKSTTIIAVISAITVVIAGCNPAASTAKPGASGRSGTRQMSVVTQPVKLSDIGGGQVFTGSITAAFTTNLSSKVSGRIVSMDVNLGDHVKVGQALAHIDTYALQQSVEQSKSDLATSQAQYSKTVNDQANSAAMAQKALAVQQAAYEKTISDQKNAVALAQAQLNNAISAQQNSIESAKQGISSAQASFSKAQADAATAVTVAQTNLNSQLDSLLTTQNNNIDTYQLNVQQAVTAYNSAVRSGVGVDAALAKLQSTQLQLQQSQQAQYKDTQSAQQSLTSLQNALLTAQSSQSVQVAQEALNSALLTLANTQSIAAAQIDLGRTQLAQAQSSQDIAKNSAQAALDQSKQSLQTSQSTDAVQVSAAQVQQAQTKLKVLSEQLQDGVLTSPVDGVVSSILTPVGQNTGQSAILAIAALDPVIATVNVSEASIGKIKVGTPMSVSVPTLNKSFDGTVYVVHPTMDATSKSYLVDIKLTDDKHELLPGMFAESSLKSEGKQSIVVPADAVLSQPSGNAVFIVKDGKASKVLVKIGVVTSSSFEITSGLKVGDVLVVKGQELLSDNVPVQEAQPGQDAGGNGATKGNGQGGQGQGGQGKTGGQGGQGRNGSQGGQSQGSPKPNGNGADTGAPKTGGGQ, encoded by the coding sequence ATGAGGAAGTTTAGTTCACTCAAAAGCACTACAATCATCGCAGTCATCTCCGCGATAACCGTCGTCATTGCTGGATGCAACCCTGCAGCCAGCACAGCCAAACCAGGGGCAAGCGGTCGTTCGGGAACACGTCAAATGTCGGTAGTGACACAACCTGTCAAATTGTCCGACATTGGTGGTGGACAAGTATTTACAGGCTCGATTACAGCTGCATTCACTACAAATCTTTCTTCCAAAGTCAGCGGACGCATTGTGTCTATGGATGTGAATCTGGGCGATCATGTAAAAGTGGGGCAAGCTTTGGCCCATATCGACACTTACGCTCTGCAGCAATCTGTAGAGCAGTCGAAGAGCGATCTTGCCACTAGCCAAGCGCAATATAGCAAAACTGTTAATGATCAAGCCAATAGTGCAGCGATGGCTCAAAAGGCACTTGCCGTGCAGCAAGCGGCTTATGAGAAAACGATCAGTGACCAGAAAAATGCTGTGGCATTGGCACAAGCTCAGCTCAACAACGCCATATCAGCTCAGCAAAATTCCATTGAGAGCGCCAAACAAGGCATATCTAGCGCGCAAGCTAGTTTCAGTAAAGCGCAAGCAGATGCGGCTACCGCTGTGACAGTTGCCCAAACCAACCTGAACTCGCAACTCGATAGTTTACTAACTACGCAGAATAACAATATTGATACGTACCAGCTAAACGTGCAGCAAGCTGTTACTGCGTATAATAGTGCGGTAAGAAGTGGAGTAGGTGTGGATGCAGCTCTGGCTAAACTGCAAAGCACACAGCTTCAATTGCAGCAGTCACAGCAAGCTCAATATAAAGATACGCAGTCGGCACAACAATCGTTGACAAGCTTGCAAAATGCATTGTTAACGGCTCAGAGTTCGCAATCTGTACAGGTAGCCCAAGAGGCGTTGAATTCTGCATTGTTAACTCTCGCCAATACACAATCGATAGCCGCGGCACAGATCGATTTAGGGCGGACCCAGCTTGCGCAGGCACAGTCATCGCAGGATATTGCGAAGAACAGCGCACAAGCAGCGTTAGATCAATCGAAGCAATCGCTTCAGACTTCACAATCCACGGATGCCGTGCAGGTTAGTGCTGCTCAGGTGCAGCAAGCGCAAACGAAATTAAAGGTACTTAGCGAGCAGCTTCAAGATGGTGTGCTAACGAGTCCGGTAGACGGAGTTGTTTCTTCTATATTGACGCCAGTAGGACAGAACACAGGTCAATCCGCGATATTGGCCATCGCTGCATTGGATCCAGTTATCGCAACGGTGAACGTATCTGAAGCATCCATCGGCAAAATCAAAGTCGGTACACCGATGTCAGTTAGCGTGCCTACACTGAATAAGTCATTTGACGGAACTGTATATGTCGTTCATCCGACCATGGATGCTACTTCCAAATCGTATCTGGTTGACATTAAGCTCACTGACGATAAACATGAGTTATTGCCGGGGATGTTCGCAGAATCTTCTTTGAAAAGCGAAGGCAAACAATCCATTGTTGTTCCTGCCGATGCTGTTCTTAGCCAACCTAGCGGTAATGCTGTATTCATTGTTAAGGATGGAAAAGCCTCCAAGGTGTTAGTAAAAATTGGGGTGGTGACCAGCTCTTCTTTTGAAATTACAAGTGGGCTGAAGGTTGGTGACGTACTCGTGGTAAAAGGCCAAGAACTATTATCGGATAATGTTCCTGTTCAAGAAGCTCAACCAGGGCAAGACGCCGGAGGAAACGGGGCAACTAAAGGAAATGGTCAAGGCGGTCAAGGTCAAGGCGGTCAAGGCAAAACTGGCGGACAGGGAGGCCAAGGTAGGAACGGAAGTCAAGGCGGTCAGAGCCAAGGTAGTCCGAAGCCGAATGGCAACGGAGCTGACACAGGAGCTCCGAAGACAGGTGGTGGACAGTGA
- a CDS encoding phosphotransferase — MNIPKNESELTVRWLQEIFRNYGSLSDFAVEPVSEHTGMTAPLVRLRLTFDSNTESGAPTSVIVKFASQKVPDFIHHYFYSSEHGFYQSHLADPSLIPLAKCYYSYCNPQEKSFILVLEDLKGYHSGSIKHGFTEKRLMNTVTFLARLHSKWWEKPISDAHWLKGHVFQLTIATNDYFKPAILKLSQTLQDDFLDYISVNIDKIIETAKRLQRTATEPPVTFIHGDSQFGNLFFDDNDALAAVIDWQLPARIKGVYDLASLIGISIPSKVRREYEHNLLDQYLNQLTDRGVSGYGMDQLQLDYSIALFYCGFRMLEACGFTINGSEEHIIWAKECIDRVQSLFEDWKIWETVGID, encoded by the coding sequence GTGAACATTCCCAAAAATGAAAGTGAATTAACTGTTCGATGGCTGCAGGAGATTTTTCGTAACTATGGGTCATTATCTGATTTTGCAGTTGAACCTGTTTCTGAGCACACTGGGATGACAGCTCCGCTTGTGCGACTGCGTCTGACTTTTGATTCGAATACCGAATCAGGAGCTCCGACGTCCGTGATTGTGAAATTCGCCTCGCAAAAGGTGCCTGATTTTATTCATCATTACTTTTATTCATCTGAGCATGGCTTTTATCAATCCCACCTTGCAGATCCAAGTCTAATTCCACTTGCAAAATGCTATTACAGTTACTGTAATCCGCAAGAGAAGTCCTTCATTCTCGTGTTGGAAGACCTAAAGGGCTACCACTCGGGAAGCATCAAACATGGATTCACCGAAAAACGCTTAATGAATACGGTAACTTTTCTGGCACGGCTTCACAGCAAGTGGTGGGAAAAGCCGATTTCCGATGCACATTGGCTGAAGGGACATGTGTTTCAATTGACTATCGCCACCAACGATTACTTCAAGCCCGCCATTCTGAAACTCTCTCAAACTTTGCAAGATGATTTCTTAGATTATATATCAGTAAATATCGACAAAATCATTGAAACGGCCAAGCGTCTGCAAAGGACCGCAACCGAACCACCTGTAACCTTTATCCATGGCGATTCCCAGTTTGGAAACTTGTTTTTTGATGATAACGATGCGTTGGCCGCTGTCATCGACTGGCAACTGCCAGCCAGGATCAAGGGTGTTTACGATTTGGCCTCTTTGATCGGTATATCAATTCCTTCTAAGGTCCGTCGGGAATACGAACATAACCTTTTAGATCAATATCTTAACCAATTGACAGATAGAGGCGTTTCTGGCTACGGCATGGACCAACTTCAACTTGATTATTCCATTGCACTCTTTTACTGCGGATTTAGGATGTTAGAGGCTTGCGGATTTACCATCAATGGATCGGAAGAACACATAATATGGGCCAAGGAATGCATAGACCGCGTACAATCCTTGTTTGAAGATTGGAAGATCTGGGAAACTGTCGGGATCGATTGA
- the ltrA gene encoding group II intron reverse transcriptase/maturase yields the protein MSTFAQFSYGEKRFETQTRLARRAIENQTFSRLHQLLRWNVLIDLSIIKVLRNSGSKTPGMDGKTRKDYTTDRQKMELREQVKDILRHYTSSPVRRIYIPKPHKVHEKRPLGIPNIADRAAQDVVRSILEPIYESKQHPHSYGFRPFRCTHHAIERIRWLIGQQKYEWIVEMDIKGFFDAVNHDILINILSKYIRDKKLLKVIRHMLEAGLVYDGEFHETDLGVPQGGIVSPLLGNIYLTELDNFISGLYECHTKWGRSKAQIPCFIIRYADDAVILCKSKEDAEILKEMITLFLGESLQLELSVEKTLVTHVDKGFDFLGFNIRRWKRQNMRKVLVKPSRKAVQKFKQTVSRDSKMLLSLPGIEAIKGLNAKIRGFAEYFRRGNSKEVFRDIDHYLWWLVLHRLTQRTGKSRSYVAKTHLFRYNMDINHPQYRKYISRNFGFKDEGNGGVHMLDQLQYYKIEYPSKCSQKHPYVKEDREQLDSDRKLNELLRVHQKRFLHRLFGRDNWFSFRTDVVKRQKGYCVGCRRKLTKGYTHVYFQDSSSHLEHPEDEWNEYLIALCISCYKRKQRKERLQKQIAL from the coding sequence ATGTCTACCTTCGCTCAATTCTCTTACGGAGAAAAGAGATTCGAAACCCAAACACGCCTAGCGCGGCGAGCAATTGAAAACCAAACATTTTCACGATTACATCAACTTCTTCGATGGAATGTACTGATTGATCTTTCCATCATCAAGGTATTACGCAATTCAGGCTCCAAAACTCCAGGGATGGATGGTAAAACAAGAAAAGATTATACAACCGATCGCCAGAAAATGGAGTTGAGAGAACAGGTTAAAGATATTCTCCGTCACTACACTTCATCGCCTGTTCGACGAATTTACATTCCTAAACCTCATAAAGTTCATGAAAAGAGACCTTTAGGAATACCCAATATCGCCGATCGAGCAGCCCAAGATGTAGTCCGAAGCATACTTGAACCGATTTACGAAAGTAAGCAACATCCACACAGCTATGGATTCCGTCCTTTCCGTTGCACGCATCATGCAATTGAAAGAATTAGATGGCTTATTGGACAGCAGAAATATGAATGGATTGTAGAAATGGATATTAAAGGTTTTTTTGATGCCGTGAATCATGATATCTTAATCAACATCTTATCCAAATATATCCGCGACAAAAAGCTATTGAAAGTCATCCGACATATGCTGGAAGCCGGACTCGTATACGATGGAGAATTTCACGAGACCGATTTGGGCGTCCCTCAAGGTGGTATTGTCAGTCCATTGCTTGGAAATATTTACTTGACTGAATTGGACAACTTTATCTCGGGTTTGTATGAGTGCCACACCAAATGGGGACGTAGCAAAGCCCAAATCCCCTGCTTTATTATCCGTTACGCAGATGATGCAGTTATCCTTTGCAAGTCTAAGGAAGATGCAGAGATACTCAAAGAAATGATTACACTTTTTCTGGGTGAATCGCTACAACTTGAGCTTTCTGTTGAAAAGACTTTGGTTACGCATGTGGATAAAGGATTCGACTTCTTAGGGTTCAACATCCGACGTTGGAAACGGCAGAACATGCGGAAGGTTCTTGTAAAACCAAGTCGTAAAGCCGTTCAGAAGTTCAAACAAACCGTGTCGCGCGACTCCAAAATGTTGCTATCCCTACCCGGTATAGAGGCGATCAAGGGCTTAAATGCCAAGATACGAGGATTCGCAGAATACTTCCGCAGAGGAAATTCGAAAGAAGTATTTCGAGATATCGATCATTATTTGTGGTGGCTGGTTCTTCATCGACTCACACAAAGAACGGGAAAATCCCGATCCTACGTGGCGAAAACACATTTATTCCGATACAACATGGACATCAATCACCCCCAGTATCGGAAATATATTTCGCGCAATTTCGGATTTAAAGATGAAGGCAACGGCGGGGTTCACATGCTGGACCAACTTCAATACTACAAGATTGAATATCCCAGTAAATGCTCTCAGAAACATCCGTATGTGAAAGAAGATCGGGAGCAGTTGGATAGCGACAGGAAGCTGAATGAACTTCTAAGGGTGCATCAAAAGCGATTCTTACATCGACTTTTTGGACGTGACAATTGGTTCTCATTCCGAACCGATGTTGTAAAACGACAAAAGGGCTACTGTGTAGGATGTAGGCGGAAACTAACAAAAGGTTATACACATGTTTACTTTCAAGATTCAAGTTCCCATCTCGAACATCCCGAAGACGAATGGAACGAATACCTGATTGCGCTATGTATCAGCTGCTATAAAAGGAAACAACGAAAAGAACGGCTTCAAAAGCAAATCGCGCTGTAA
- a CDS encoding GNAT family N-acetyltransferase encodes MLSIKRAGQNEAEILQKIQNEAFQKDLDSYQDFETNPACESIDQMLYKINASDYYAIYFEDQIIGGVAVQKKVDFEYRISPMYLSPIYQNKGLGTQIINLIFPLYSDARLWTLSTPKQSLRNGHFYEKFGFFSVGEHYINERLTLTHYQKGLWCKN; translated from the coding sequence TTGTTATCGATAAAAAGGGCTGGACAAAATGAAGCAGAAATACTCCAAAAGATTCAAAATGAAGCATTCCAAAAGGATTTAGATTCGTATCAAGACTTTGAAACTAACCCTGCATGTGAATCAATAGATCAAATGTTGTATAAGATCAATGCTTCCGATTATTACGCAATTTATTTCGAAGATCAAATAATAGGAGGAGTCGCTGTACAAAAGAAAGTTGACTTTGAGTACAGAATAAGCCCAATGTACCTTTCGCCTATTTATCAAAATAAAGGACTAGGAACTCAAATAATAAATTTAATATTTCCACTTTATTCTGACGCACGTTTATGGACACTTAGTACACCGAAGCAAAGCTTGCGAAATGGTCATTTTTATGAAAAGTTTGGGTTTTTCTCAGTTGGCGAGCATTATATAAATGAACGGTTAACACTTACACATTATCAAAAAGGGTTGTGGTGCAAGAATTAA
- a CDS encoding efflux RND transporter permease subunit — MKIANFSVHRPVTIFMIMVVLVLIGAISLPLLPVDLYPNLEIPTANVSVTWSGSSPAQVEEQITKKVESAMATISGVTQLDSNSRTGSSSVSVNFNYGTNLDQAILSMRDKLDRLKRSLPTDADAPIVSRVDPNSSPILTLALYGNTDLITLRDLADSVVSPDVQQVDGVASVGVTGGRVRQVQILIDPLKLQQYNVSFSTVTAALGNDNTSTDAGLVNKGQQLVPLHIDAQFKSVADIGKVQVQLGKGQTLALGDLGQIIDTYQDVSMEARKDGQPSVSLSILKQAGGNTVSVSDNIQKTLSKIQAKLPNGVHVSALSDQAKFIRQSINTVVDHTLLGGVFSILILLFFLRNVRATLIIGIVIPISVISTFSMMYFSGQTINTITLGGLALGLGSLVDFAVVVLESIFRKRHEGLDPQEAAKVGTKEVGTAVMASALAQIAVFAPTVFINGLSRQFFLPMALTVSFSHIAAWFAAVTLVPMLAAKFLKGKVDEEIPKGRSWNPLIWFGRGVNRLTNGYARLLKWSLLHRWIIVLTTVILFATSVYSARFVGSELTPRTDAGQVNISISLAQGTAFDLTNQLAAKIESKIKDVPEVDTVFTSVGSQGGGSFQTASTNNASIQIMLKPLSQRKRSTDQVAEQIRTLTQGNVGAQIGVNVPSGVRLPGLGGGGNGGSGGSDIQVSLSGPDLNVLQKLGDLVVQEVSSVDGTRNVQNTLDRTTPQFNLTIDRDAAAHYGVSVKDVMTALRTAYQGNVATQFSTANSQIAVLIKYPNDFSNKIENVNNISINSSSGTLVPLNQIAKVEPGEGPAQIRRSNQNRTASVQASIFGAAVGDIQNQVKAKIDAIQPPDGYQVTMGGQATQQNSAFKDLSYMLILSVVLVYMVMASQFESLYGPFIIMFSLPPTFVGAILGLLVTHRTINMNSIIGMIMLVGIVVNNAIVLIDYTNQLRKKGMPLSEALIEAGKVRLRPILMTTATTVLAMLPLVVGFGEGAETQASMATVVAFGLTFSTLVTLLLIPVVYTLFDGWMNGIKKRFKRMPAASLEPGTKAL; from the coding sequence GTGAAAATAGCTAACTTTTCGGTCCATCGTCCCGTAACTATCTTTATGATTATGGTCGTACTGGTTCTCATTGGTGCAATTTCCCTGCCTTTGCTGCCAGTTGATCTATACCCGAACTTGGAAATTCCAACAGCTAACGTTTCCGTCACCTGGAGCGGTTCTTCCCCTGCTCAAGTGGAGGAGCAAATAACGAAGAAAGTCGAGTCGGCTATGGCTACCATATCGGGCGTAACCCAATTGGACTCGAATTCTCGGACAGGATCTAGTTCAGTCTCCGTAAATTTTAACTATGGTACTAACTTGGACCAAGCCATTTTATCCATGCGCGACAAGCTCGATCGCTTGAAGCGCTCGCTTCCGACAGATGCGGATGCGCCGATCGTATCTCGTGTGGACCCGAATAGTTCACCTATATTGACATTGGCTCTTTACGGAAATACAGATCTGATCACGCTTCGTGATCTCGCTGATAGTGTCGTGAGTCCGGATGTCCAGCAAGTCGATGGTGTTGCTTCAGTCGGGGTTACTGGCGGTCGGGTCCGTCAGGTGCAAATTCTGATTGATCCGTTAAAGCTTCAGCAATATAATGTTTCATTTAGTACAGTAACTGCAGCATTGGGCAATGATAATACGTCTACGGACGCTGGTCTTGTCAATAAAGGACAGCAGCTCGTGCCGCTGCATATTGACGCCCAATTTAAGTCTGTAGCCGATATTGGCAAAGTACAAGTACAGCTCGGCAAAGGGCAAACGCTCGCTCTCGGGGATCTCGGTCAAATTATCGATACGTATCAGGACGTATCGATGGAAGCTCGTAAGGATGGCCAACCGAGCGTCAGCCTTTCCATTCTTAAGCAAGCGGGCGGAAATACCGTTTCCGTTTCCGATAATATTCAAAAAACATTGAGTAAAATTCAAGCAAAGCTGCCTAACGGCGTTCATGTTTCCGCATTAAGCGATCAAGCAAAATTTATCCGTCAATCCATTAATACGGTTGTTGATCATACGTTGCTTGGCGGCGTGTTCTCCATCTTGATTTTGCTGTTCTTCTTGCGAAATGTTCGCGCAACTTTAATCATCGGGATTGTTATCCCCATATCGGTCATTTCCACATTCAGTATGATGTATTTCTCAGGGCAAACGATTAATACGATCACTCTTGGCGGACTAGCTTTAGGCTTAGGCTCGCTTGTTGACTTCGCAGTTGTCGTATTGGAAAGCATTTTCCGTAAGCGGCACGAAGGATTGGATCCGCAAGAGGCGGCCAAAGTGGGTACAAAAGAGGTCGGTACGGCTGTTATGGCTTCGGCGCTGGCGCAAATTGCCGTATTTGCTCCAACAGTTTTCATTAATGGCCTTTCACGCCAGTTTTTCTTGCCGATGGCTTTAACCGTCAGCTTCTCGCATATTGCAGCATGGTTTGCTGCAGTAACACTGGTTCCTATGCTTGCAGCGAAATTCTTAAAAGGAAAAGTGGACGAAGAAATTCCGAAAGGAAGGTCTTGGAATCCGCTTATATGGTTTGGCCGTGGCGTCAACCGCTTGACGAATGGTTATGCTCGATTATTAAAATGGTCGTTGCTGCATCGTTGGATCATTGTACTGACAACAGTCATACTATTTGCAACTAGTGTTTATTCAGCAAGATTTGTCGGTTCTGAACTTACTCCGAGAACAGACGCGGGTCAAGTCAATATTTCTATAAGCTTGGCGCAGGGAACGGCCTTTGATCTTACGAACCAATTGGCTGCGAAAATTGAAAGCAAAATCAAAGACGTTCCTGAGGTGGATACCGTATTCACATCTGTCGGTTCGCAAGGCGGGGGCTCGTTCCAAACGGCTTCAACCAACAACGCCAGCATACAAATTATGCTGAAGCCGCTAAGTCAGAGGAAACGAAGCACGGATCAAGTCGCCGAGCAGATTCGTACTTTGACGCAGGGAAATGTCGGAGCACAGATCGGAGTGAACGTACCGTCTGGTGTACGCTTGCCAGGATTAGGCGGCGGAGGCAATGGCGGCTCTGGCGGCTCTGATATTCAAGTGAGTCTTTCCGGTCCCGATTTGAATGTCTTGCAGAAGCTGGGCGATTTGGTTGTACAAGAGGTAAGTTCAGTGGATGGAACAAGGAACGTTCAAAATACGTTAGATCGAACGACACCGCAATTTAATTTGACGATTGACCGAGATGCTGCGGCCCATTACGGTGTTTCCGTCAAAGACGTCATGACGGCGCTTCGCACGGCTTACCAAGGAAATGTTGCGACTCAATTCAGCACTGCCAACTCGCAAATAGCTGTCTTGATTAAGTACCCGAACGATTTCTCGAACAAAATAGAGAATGTTAATAATATTTCAATCAATTCTTCTTCAGGCACGTTAGTGCCGCTCAATCAAATCGCGAAAGTCGAACCGGGCGAAGGGCCTGCGCAAATTCGCCGTTCGAATCAAAACCGTACGGCATCTGTTCAAGCTTCTATTTTCGGTGCTGCAGTCGGCGATATTCAAAATCAGGTCAAAGCGAAAATCGATGCGATTCAACCGCCTGACGGCTACCAAGTTACGATGGGTGGGCAAGCAACCCAACAAAATTCAGCGTTTAAAGATCTTTCTTACATGCTTATTTTGTCCGTCGTGCTTGTCTATATGGTTATGGCAAGCCAATTTGAATCGCTGTATGGACCGTTTATTATAATGTTTTCGCTGCCGCCGACTTTCGTCGGAGCTATTCTCGGCTTGCTAGTCACACACCGAACCATCAATATGAACTCCATCATCGGGATGATCATGCTGGTGGGGATCGTGGTGAATAACGCAATCGTTTTGATCGATTATACAAACCAATTGCGCAAAAAAGGAATGCCGCTATCGGAGGCATTGATCGAGGCAGGAAAAGTGAGGTTGCGTCCAATTCTCATGACAACGGCTACTACCGTGCTTGCGATGCTGCCGCTTGTCGTCGGATTTGGCGAAGGAGCGGAGACACAGGCATCGATGGCGACGGTCGTCGCCTTCGGATTAACTTTTTCAACCCTTGTAACCTTACTGTTGATTCCAGTTGTTTATACATTGTTCGACGGCTGGATGAACGGTATAAAAAAGAGATTCAAACGTATGCCGGCTGCTTCACTTGAGCCGGGTACGAAAGCTTTGTAG